The following proteins come from a genomic window of Stigmatopora nigra isolate UIUO_SnigA chromosome 9, RoL_Snig_1.1, whole genome shotgun sequence:
- the LOC144201523 gene encoding opsin-5-like, giving the protein MAWFNKDATFHSNIPVPLDITVAVIYSLFGICSLLGNSTLLYVSYKKKHLLKPAEYFIINLAISDLGLTLSLYPMAITSSFYHRWLYGKTACSIYAFCGMLFGICSLSTLTLLSMVCCVKVCYPYYGNRYKCIHGRLLIASTWLYALMFACCPLGHWGEYGPEPYGTACCIDWRLSNRLPTARSYTVALFFFCYILPCCIIVASYTGILATVRASRKTIEQHALRRMHMSSIQIIIIKLSVAVCIGFFVAWSPYALVSMWASFGNIEDIPPLAFAMPAMFAKSSTIYNPVIYLMLRPNFRKVMFRDLGALKSCKVKCCRRPRVKVRLRLVQRQIEQFPLPNLSRQPPTVVLKCPKDTVECLGLCPQVYGVTKSAAYAETSKCKDTSSETHNRPLLCLKYAKMTPDSVHIDLEMVPGKAKMAWP; this is encoded by the exons ATGGCGTGGTTCAATAAAGATGCTACGTTCCACTCCAACATTCCTGTGCCTTTGGACATCACTGTGGCTGTGATCTATTCGCTTTTTG GAATATGTTCACTATTAGGCAACAGCACTCTGCTGTACGTTTCCTACAAGAAAAAACACCTCCTAAAGCCGGCCGAGTACTTCATCATCAACTTAGCCATCAGCGACCTGGGCCTGACTCTGTCTCTCTACCCGATGGCCATTACATCCAGCTTCTATCACAG GTGGCTGTATGGGAAGACGGCATGCTCCATCTATGCCTTCTGCGGCATGTTGTTTGGCATCTGCAGTCTGAGCACGCTCACTCTGCTCAGCATGGTGTGCTGTGTTAAAGTGTGTTATCCGTACTACG GTAACAGATACAAATGCATTCATGGCCGTCTGCTCATCGCAAGCACCTGGCTCTACGCGCTCATGTTTGCCTGCTGCCCACTGGGTCACTGGGGAGAGTACGGACCGGAGCCCTACGGCACCGCTTGCTGCATCGACTGGCGACTGTCCAATCGGCTCCCAACAGCACGCTCTTACACGGTGgcactcttcttcttctgctacATCCTACCGTGCTGCATCATCGTGGCATCCTACACTGGCATCCTTGCCACAGTGCGTGCATCACGCAAGACTATAGAGCAGCATGCGTTGAGACGAATGCATATGAGCAGCATCCAGATCATTATTATCAAG CTCAGTGTGGCAGTTTGCATTGGTTTCTTTGTGGCATGGAGTCCCTACGCACTAGTGTCCATGTGGGCCTCCTTCGGCAACATCGAGGATATCCCGCCGCTAGCGTTTGCCATGCCGGCCATGTTCGCCAAGTCTTCCACTATCTACAACCCAGTCATCTACCTCATGCTAAGGCCCAACTTTAGAAAGGTAATGTTCAGGGACCTTGGCGCCCTAAAGAGCTGCAAGGTTAAGTGTTGCCGCCGGCCGAGAGTCAAGGTGAGGCTCCGGCTTGTCCAAAGACAGATTGAGCAGTTCCCTCTGCCCAATTTGTCCAGACAACCACCGACGGTTGTGTTAAAATGTCCCAAGGATACAGTTGAATGTCTCGGACTCTGTCCTCAAGTGTACGGTGTCACGAAATCTGCCGCCTATGCGGAAACATCCAAGTGTAAGGACACTTCAAGTGAAACCCACAACAGGCCCTTGCTGTGcctaaaatatgcaaaaatgacTCCAGATAGTGTTCATATTGATTTAGAGATGGTTCCAGGTAAAGCAAAAATGGCTTGGCCTTGA
- the mep1bb gene encoding meprin A subunit beta translates to MAERSFLALHIGCLLFGITLCRPTEISQVFHVDGGRDLDIFEINEASGLNLFEGDIVLGKKQSRNSILGEEYRWPTTIPYFMEDDLEINAKGVILKAFEQYRLKTCIDFKPWSGEANYISIFKGSGCFSSVGNQREGKQILSIGKNCDNIATIEHEFLHALGFWHEQSRADRDDYVKIMWDYIIEGREHNFKIHNDTTSSSLGVPYDYGSMMHYSKGAFSNGSEPTIVTRIPAFADVIGQRMEFSDSDILKLSRLYNCTQASTFLDSCDFEREDICGMIQGPGDQNWERLAKAAGGPNTDYSNMGKCTDSGYFMHFNTLTANAGDTALLESRILYPKRGYQCLQFFFYNSGHPEDSLEIYVREYDKTDVDGKLRLITRINGPPQDLWQLHHVSLDATKKFRVVFMGTKKGAGVSSGGLSLDDINISEMACPEFAWRVKDFISVMENAISTSFIVSPPFTSKEGYTFQMSLYPNENPGQMAAYFHLVAREGDSGQTWPCSWKQMTMTLMDQNSHIQKRMSNQRSITTDPLMMSGEQFLWDDPRKVGYEVTDMDGSKYFRGTGYGPKVFITHLRARSRDFIKGGDAIFLLSMEDVSHLTESQPQPTVTPTPMSTSSTESPSKVCLGVDCQNDGVCIVEDEKPVCRCAVGDDWWFYGDSCQHKGSTSENSTIALASSLSVLGVMLVVTIITAVCLKKKYKKRSIGSELVLENTNTN, encoded by the exons ATGGCGGAACGATCATTTTTGGCCCTTCACATTGGGTGCCTCCTTTTTGGCATCACACTTTGCAGG CCGACAGAAATATCACAAG TCTTTCATGTCGATGGCGGACGGGATCTGGACATTTTTGAAATCAATGAAG CATCTGGGTTAAATCTGTTCGAGGGTGATATTGTGCTAGGCAAG AAACAAAGCAGAAATTCCATATTAGGCGAAGAATACAGGTGGCCCACTACCATTCCATACTTCATGGAAGATGACCTTG AAATCAACGCAAAAGGTGTGATCCTCAAGGCCTTTGAGCAATACCGCCTCAAGACCTGTATTGACTTTAAGCCATGGAGCGGTGAAGCTAACTACATCTCCATTTTTAAAGGCAGCGG CTGCTTCTCCTCGGTGGGCAACCAGCGCGAGGGCAAACAGATTCTGTCCATCGGAAAAAACTGTGACAACATCGCCACTATCGAACACGAGTTCTTGCACGCTTTGGGTTTCTGGCATGAGCAGTCCAGAGCAGACCGGGACGACTATGTGAAAATCATGTGGGATTACATTATTGAGG GGCGAGAGCACAACTTCAAGATCCACAACGACACCACTTCCAGCTCACTGGGCGTCCCCTACGATTATGGCTCCATGATGCATTACAGCAAGGGAGCCTTCAGCAACGGTTCGGAGCCTACCATCGTCACCAGAATCCCCGCTTTTGCCGATGTCATTGGCCAGAGAATGGAGTTCAGCGACAGCGATATTCTCAAACTCTCCCGACTCTACAACTGCA cccAAGCGTCGACCTTCTTGGACTCGTGTGATTTTGAACGGGAGGACATCTGCGGGATGATTCAAGGGCCTGGGGATCAGAACTGGGAAAGGTTAGCCAAAGCAGCAGGGGGACCCAACACAGACTACTCCAACAtgggaaaatgcactg ATTCTGGCTATTTCATGCATTTCAACACACTTACGGCCAACGCCGGTGACACGGCCCTCCTGGAGAGCCGAATCCTGTACCCCAAACGGGGATACCAATGTTTGCAGTTCTTCTTCTACAACAGCGGCCACCCTGAGGATTCACTAGAGATTTACGTGAGGGAATATGACAAAACTGACGTCGATGGGAAGCTACGCTTGATCACCAGAATTAACG GACCTCCACAGGACCTGTGGCAGCTGCACCATGTCAGTCTGGATGCAACAAAGAAGTTCCGTGTAGTTTTCATGGGCACCAAAAAAGGTGCGGGTGTATCTTCAGGTGGACTGTCTCTGGATGATATCAATATCTCAGAGATGGCATGTCCCGAGTTTGCATGGCGTGTAAAGGACTTCATTTCCGTCATGGAGAACGCAATCTCAACCAGCTTCATAGTCAGCCCACCCTTCACCTCCAAAGAGGGCTACACCTTCCAGATGTCACTCTACCCCAATGAAAATCCAGGGCAAATGGCGGCTTACTTCCACCTGGTGGCCCGTGAGGGAGACAGCGGGCAGACATGGCCTTGCTCATGGAAGCAAATGACTATGACGCTGATGGACCAGAATTCTCACATCCAGAAGCGCATGTCCAATCAACGTAGTATAACTACGGATCCCCTGATGATGTCAG GTGAGCAATTCTTGTGGGACGACCCTCGAAAGGTGGGTTACGAGGTGACCGACATGGACGGCTCCAAATACTTCCGGGGGACGGGCTATGGTCCTAAAGTGTTCATCACGCACCTGAGAGCCAGAAGCAGGGACTTCATCAAGGGAGGAGACGCCATCTTTCTCCTCAGTATGGAag ATGTGTCTCATCTGACAGAAAGCCAACCACAACCCACTGTCACCCCTACGCCAATGAGTACCTCCAGCACAGAGTCACCCTCAAAAGTCTGCTTAGGTGTGGACTGTCAGAATGACGGCGTGTGCATAGTGGAAGATGAAAAGCCTGTTTGCAG GTGCGCCGTTGGTGATGATTGGTGGTTCTACGGCGATAGCTGCCAGCACAAAGGTTCAACGTCAGAAAACAGCACCATCGCCCTGGCCTCCTCTCTCTCTGTGCTGGGTGTCATGCTGGTGGTGACCATCATCACTGCTGTTTGCCTTAAGAAGAAGTACAAGAAGCGTAGTATTGGGAGTGAACTGGTCCTAGAGAACACGAACACGAACTGA
- the ripk1l gene encoding receptor-interacting serine/threonine-protein kinase 1 yields the protein MANAPPSSLQLRSTDVTRKEHLDDGGFGEVYLCYHAHLGLVVMKTMYTGTLRNEESKRSLLEEGSIMASLNHERVVRLLGVIMEERGCSLVMELMPRGNLLAMLEKVTVPVSIKGRIILEILEGMVYLTDRKVIHKDIKPENILIDKDFHIKIADLGLATCKTWSKLTKEESQKKSRMQLPIKTRAAGTLSYMAPEHLESIHAASTEKSDVYSFGIVVWVIVTGKEPYANARNEDQISLCVRSGNRPAMDLIPDDMPKEITDLMEICWAQKPLTRPTFLEGHNLFRPFYEANLAPHVGKDLVHLQSLYEGPEQLVDKMKSLSLTDEFISADSPAFLKSPDGSVNIPVEASIEDIQGIPEDMNANHIEQEPPVSLEEKLQPELDYHKHGSYNCSSQSESVNSQHGKFPQNILPSLSNDTLSQPENNTLFVSSVQSWTKAEPVQPSSQEDAWQYTAAHSLDSETTSTAKASTGFNTLPSFNQKHPDSSYFRQKSWPISAVSQTAEYGSNLRKAGTAQDSGSLYIRNARGIQIGNNNSLSIHTHEPTQCLSSLTSNIWSCSQRREAIQKYADHAVTEEHLDVLRSNIGAKWKLYARRLGLSDVEIETIEHDFYRDGLPEMVHQMLQHWKMKEGSLGCTIGKLCQALEGIIDNDVIEKILNICFSTSHT from the exons aTGGCTAACGCACCGCCATCGTCGCTCCAGCTGCGATCGACAGATGTAACAAGAAAAGAGCACCTGGACGATGGGGGTTTCGGGGAAGTCTACTTATGCTATCATGCCCACCTGGGTCTTGTTGTGATGAAGACCATGTACACAGGTACACTTCGCAATGA GGAAAGCAAGAGGTCTCTGCTGGAGGAAGGTAGCATTATGGCCAGCCTAAACCATGAGCGAGTGGTGAGATTGCTTGGCGTCATCATGGAAGAGCGAGGTTGCTCTCTTGTCATGGAGTTGATGCCCAGAGGCAACCTGTTGGCCATGTTGGAAAAG GTTACTGTGCCTGTATCAATCAAAGGGAGGATTATTTTAGAGATCTTGGAGGGGATGGTGTACCTCACTGACAGGAAAGTCATACACAAGGACATCAAACCGGAGAACATTTTGATCGATAAAGATTTTCACATTAAG ATCGCCGATCTTGGCCTTGCTACATGCAAGACATGGAGTAAACTCACCAAAGAGGAATCTCAGAAGAAAAGTCGCATGCAGCTACCAATCAAGACGAGGGCAGCGGGCACGCTGAGCTACATGGCGCCGGAACACTTGGAGAGTATCCATGCCGCCTCCACTGAGAAGTCCGACGTCTACAGCTTTGGAATCGTGGTCTGGGTGATTGTCACTggaaaagagccatatgcaa atgcAAGAAATGAAGATCAAATCAGCTTGTGTGTCCGTAGTGGCAACCGTCCAGCAATGGACCTTATCCCTGATGACATGCCAAAAGAAATCACTGATCTCATGGAGATTTGCTGGGCTCAAAAACCACTGACAAGACCAACGTTTCTTG AGGGTCACAACTTATTCCGTCCCTTCTATGAGGCCAATCTTGCACCACACGTGGGGAAAGATTTGGTCCATCTACAA TCTCTATACGAAGGCCCAGAACAACTTGTCGACAAGATGAAGTCCCTGTCACTGACTGATGAATTTATTTCAGCTG ATTCTCCAGCTTTTCTGAAGAGCCCTGACGGAAGTGTCAATATACCGGTAGAAGCCAGCATTGAGGACATCCAAGGCATCCCAGAGGACATGAATGCAAACCACATTGAGCAAGAACCACCGGTTTCTTTGGAGGAGAAATTGCAACCAGAGTTAGATTATCACAAACATGGCAGTTACAACTGCAGCAGCCAGTCTGAATCTGTCAATAGCCAGCATGGTAAATTTCCGCAAAATATCTTACCTAGTTTATCAAACGATACCCTGAGCCAGCCAGAGAACAACACACTGTTCGTGTCCTCTGTCCAATCCTGGACCAAGGCAGAACCAGTGCAGCCCAGTAGTCAGGAAGATGCTTGGCAGTATACAGCTGCCCATTCTCTTGACTCAGAAACCACTTCCACAGCAAAGGCATCTACCGGCTTCAATACGCTGCCATCTTTCAATCAAAAACATCCAGATTCCTCCTATTTCCGGCAGAAATCCTGGCCCATTTCCGCAGTTTCTCAAACAGCAGAGTATGGCAGCAATTTAAGGAAGGCCGGGACAGCACAAGATTCTG gctCTCTTTATATTAGGAATGCCAGAGGGATCCAGATAGGAAACAACAACAGCCTTAGTATCCATACCCACGAGCCCACTCAATGTTTATCATCTCTTACAAGTAACATATGGAGCTGCTCTCAACGCAGAGAAGCGATACAGAAATATG CGGACCATGCTGTAACTGAGGAGCACCTTGATGTATTGAGGAGTAACATTGGTGCCAAATGGAAGTTGTACGCAAGACGTCTGGGTTTGAGCGACGTGGAGATTGAGACCATCGAGCATGACTTTTACCGAGATGGCCTACCGGAGATGGTCCACCAAATGCTGCAACACTGGAAAATGAAGGAAGGAAGTCTTGGCTGTACAATTGGGAAGCTTTGCCAAGCTCTTGAAGGTATTATAGACAATGATGTAATTgagaaaatattgaatatatgCTTTTCTACTTCCCACACCTAA
- the dusp22b gene encoding dual specificity protein phosphatase 22-B, translating into MGNGINKVLPDLYLGNYRDARDREQLARNNITHILSIHDNAAPILQEMTYLCISAADLPTQNLSQYFKKSIIFMHESRLKGEGCLVHCLAGVSRSVTLVVAYIMTVTGMGWKEALAAVRMVRPSAGPNLGFQHQLQEFETTHVKEFRKWLQQEYKENTFKDEADIVELLVSSKLTCEQLENQESTQKGSL; encoded by the exons ATGGGAAATGGTATTAATAAG GTCCTGCCTGacttgtatttgggaaattataGAG ATGCAAGAGACCGAGAGCAGTTAGCCAGAAATAACATAACCCACATCTTGTCCATCCATGACAATGCAGCACCCATCCTCCAG GAGATGACATATCTGTGCATTTCAGCAGCCGACTTGCCCACACAAAACCT GAGTCAGTACTTTAAAAAGAGCATCATATTTATGCATGAATCACGACTGAAAGGAGAAGGTTGCCTAGTTCATTG CCTGGCAGGTGTCTCCCGTAGCGTCACTCTGGTGGTCGCCTACATCATGACAGTGACGGGAATGGGCTGGAAGGAGGCTCTAGCCGCAGTGAGGATGGTCCGGCCGAGCGCCGGCCCTAATTTAGGCTTCCAGCATCAGCTCCAGGAGTTTGAAACAACTCATGTCAAAGAA TTCAGAAAGTGGCTCCAGCAGGAATATAAGGAGAATACGTTTAAAGATGAAGCAGACATTGTGGAATTGCTTGTTTCTTCTAAACTCACATGTGAGCAATTGGAAAACCAGGAATCGACACAAAAGGGATCCCTCTGA